A single window of Ferviditalea candida DNA harbors:
- the yycI gene encoding two-component system regulatory protein YycI, with the protein MEWSRAKTILIMAFLALNILLGYQLWIGKVELEKTTFNSEETTREIQQLMKSKEIRLEAAVSEDTPKLQDISIRFDPAFDPHRMIELEYPFSVNNLYKASEKTKLQQIPRLSDYQLDEGMSNSEVYMMHQLFNGYPMFEVNLKLLVKHGLIDGYQQSLAQIIQNSQNKEQKVLSGMTAIGSLVENYLPRGSVITDVRLGYHGQIFNSETQVLAPSWRIVTRKGDVFYVHAITGAVAAPQKETDAKDK; encoded by the coding sequence ATGGAATGGAGCCGGGCCAAAACCATACTGATCATGGCATTTCTAGCGTTGAACATCCTGCTCGGGTATCAGCTGTGGATCGGGAAAGTCGAACTGGAAAAAACGACATTCAATTCGGAGGAAACGACGCGGGAAATTCAGCAGCTGATGAAGAGCAAGGAGATCCGTCTGGAGGCTGCGGTTTCCGAGGATACGCCGAAGTTGCAGGACATTTCGATCCGATTCGACCCCGCCTTTGATCCGCATCGGATGATCGAATTGGAGTATCCTTTTTCCGTCAATAACCTGTATAAAGCCAGTGAAAAGACGAAGCTGCAGCAGATCCCACGCTTATCGGACTACCAATTGGACGAAGGCATGAGCAATTCCGAGGTTTATATGATGCATCAGCTGTTCAACGGGTATCCGATGTTTGAAGTGAATTTGAAGCTTTTGGTGAAACACGGGTTGATCGACGGTTACCAGCAGAGCCTTGCGCAGATCATTCAGAATTCGCAGAACAAAGAACAGAAGGTGCTGTCGGGCATGACGGCCATCGGCAGTCTGGTGGAGAATTATCTTCCCCGCGGTTCGGTGATCACCGATGTCCGGCTGGGTTATCACGGGCAAATCTTCAACTCGGAAACCCAGGTGCTTGCGCCTTCCTGGAGAATTGTGACCCGCAAGGGCGATGTGTTCTATGTGCACGCCATCACCGGCGCGGTTGCCGCTCCGCAAAAGGAAACAGACGCAAAGGATAAATAG